A single window of Oenanthe melanoleuca isolate GR-GAL-2019-014 unplaced genomic scaffold, OMel1.0 S001, whole genome shotgun sequence DNA harbors:
- the LOC130266047 gene encoding olfactory receptor 14J1-like yields MSNSSSISHFLLLPLADTRQLQLLHFCLFLGISLAALLGNGLIISAVACGHHLHTPMFFFLLNLALTDLGCICTTVPKAMHNSLWDTRTISYSGCGAQLFFFLFFISAEYFLLTVMCYDRYVSICKPLHYGTLLGSRACAHMAAAAWASGFLNALLHTADTFSLPLCHGNALGQFFCEIPQIIKVSCSHSYLRKFGASAFTTSLALSCFVFIIFSYVQIFRAVLRIPSEQGRHKAFSTCLPHLAVVSLFISTGTFAYLKPLSISSPSLDLSLSVLYSVVPPALNPLIYSLRNQELKGASRKLMTLYFQKH; encoded by the coding sequence atgtccaacagcagctccatcagccacttcctcctgctgccattggcagacacgcggcagctgcagctcctgcacttctgcctcttcctgggcatctccctggctgccctcctgggcaacggcctcatcatcagcgccgtagcctgcggccaccacctgcacacccccatgttcttcttcctgctcaacctggccctcactgacctgggctgcatctgcaccactgtgcccaaagccatgcacaattccctctgggacaccaggaccatctcctactcaggatgtggtgctcagctctttttctttctcttcttcatctcagcagagtatttcctcctgaccgtgatgtgctacgaccgctacgtgtccatctgcaaacccctgcactacgggaccctcctgggcagcagagcttgtgcccacatggcagcagctgcctgggccagtggctttctcaatgctctgctgcacacagccgatacattttccctgcccctgtgccatggcaatgctctgggccagttcttctgtgaaatcccgCAGATCATCAAGGTTTCCTGCTCACACTCCTACCTCAGGAAATTTGGGGCTTCTGCTTTTACTACTTCCTTAGCACTTAGTTGTTTtgtattcattattttctcctatgtgcagatcttcagggcagtgctgaggatcccctctgagcagggacggcacaaagccttttccacctgcctccctcacctggctgtggtctctcTGTTTATCAGCACTGGCACATTTGCCTACCTAAAGCCCCTCTCCatttcctccccatccctggatctgtccctgtcagttctgtactcggtggtgcctccagccctgaatcccctcatctacagcctgaggaaccaggagctcaaaggAGCCTCGAGAAAACTGATGACTCtctattttcagaagcattaa